A section of the Babesia microti strain RI chromosome I, complete genome genome encodes:
- a CDS encoding hypothetical protein (overlaps_old_locusTagID:BBM_I00485;~overlaps_old_locusTagID:BBM_I00490) — protein MSSSIIPPRLIKRLEIGTITNEDLYEIYKHISCERKIYIETHNSDLAPLLLHLSKLIKDLKYINKWRKRLRLIKRIFKYFHINDCETFPFPPCNDEDFCISIPFKFGQSERAKEEFFKYISLNNHGGDFMCYFSHTISNLSEHDIERAFLILTKNIRRNYKNSLWNLYYFIKKAGRNLSKYFNELIYLLRDILRQDTNYTWEESKSYPNFESKNGLLSLTCIQKLISIVDESNFTKIATDLILNLSGTIWDKSADQIIINLLSRRLDKCDALEICNFHKNVYLALSTSSFLSTHSVDLIGSIINSCLVKGRDCLGCKQLVELLLNNMFNKAESGTKNVKVVKKSMNAERFGNINISSIFAISTIPNEYIKKDVYEKIESYIEHISSKPAHYTNEVLLMGNNTILRDDFLFDVTLLEKFNPIKLLCSSISEFPFPSNLCEKILEMRLAMNILKSIDKPEYLPFCKKWRIPYSPSQIFTIMDNILDGNDDADTNSNISIPNGSNANINFYDTFLFNGELTSKGQRVLFEAEIASFISSIRDLLPQIARSLTLELLWEKGKYLNSAKVKSLSSIHFIDKIINKVMELFPDPNFDTLCSILTIFSNPVISNNKNNLPTYNINDCQKNLSLSLDINESSDLITKYCESDHKLNNILIRFILSVVPMIHGNNILSSIIGHCFTIISHLSTLTDDDIALFLSDHTDIFVASGIYLDKSVIVGEKREIMLREQQKVRESIGNLLLKAEKYFFALENAISTNITGDTVDVLLKLLRESLVIPLTRKCSTSLLTILTKTVILVEDKATPLPSTAWNCIVNAYLEIHSTSGNGVIPKSIDKLLISISNKRISRPLASLLLPIPLERLKLIKSDPTQQIENSSSEITCALSVLSSQLRQRLDLPVSKILGTLCQIISEMGDLPPNSTMIECIIELAFYPMDQECIEILSNYILSPSSQLRYALSQMISKRRDFLPQLYKYLKILVHDTGPASTPSRNVTIFYRQSKKVSPLDPSDILDINYDHSLKEVMPGMIGKTLAMTYFEGDSTFSELVLIITAKYISSQPIKRIAILYTITYLLENGKYGSPNEKYNPLDIEIILKFLVTVVLQQAKNTAIDELNMALISNSCITNNALCALETLVMSEKIDIQSLNDMIERLSIITRDSTGIAPMIITRSCNLLKAMVLARTKSTNKATSLIQLVNAFLDERHEIEDVWTLFFSKTFACISKFENKQTLMSLFNLCFERMNKLARGEKLEAIIHKSTIMAASFSLSMDPEDLPLSQIIDYIYTNNREERLRSLLFIINLCKVNHFIGGEDIMLTLFDCDMRSRIVEGLFPLMPDSYIPVKNSALELSGIMANYDTKRLFETISSAVFNPESTSKTRLGAIRFADIFGKSIKNLNDPNFNIDFLVEACLDSNCEVRSAAITCLKNLVDNLELRSFPMVEFKNAIIFPTDNNLQKFLEEIQLIHNVQFSLIEPILKRSLRSRTRKVRILTLHYLKSSKLSSIYSLPFHPLLDLDEEEVDLICQVMGQIREQIRSSHYDIIKLYMESTIAKSSTFERFCYSKILSHISDYNDLREWSHNILTTNSPYYKIHGILMLFTNLNPRVFSNDLHNLLEITAGLFNHENDAVRDAAFGLFEKLIFALPDLTKLFINTITTLFDSLTLKTASSRDLALMLIPIILKIDNENPANRTEDYSNDKDILYVNAYLMKFDVSPTVRETAEHIWRRIAPNTKRVLKNILPRLLNTLARLNSCNVVNLCIESIVAMDGDVNFGGDTLIGKMLDHLLENKYIYLLKTTISMSNKSSLEGHMNQICQVLKDSCSSKDSAVSMEALGLLSKWVQTVMDDSLIDLFDAALQDSSSPSFKTIKNLSLDHMKLLNAWKLVKTKAIASHGGFWEVADLVLSKCPQNLPELYNTFFEIIGLYNTNTSGLIHIPIARIFWNFGIRGPEFIFEKHNELPPIIYKSLVNSLIESAPSKTLVIELAPAIISTAISDTNIMQSLFKSTDLPQHQGILIILIAQSLVQEIAENNSLTSTSQFLVPTIISYLTHLTTSNPTSLGLAFNSQVAYSISSIFKNMECKYIQPSALRLCGLIIRAAGDWSHLLYKASLLSSLYHLINLIKNEPNVSMTLRPIIPQLLGLSIKSLGSYTCNERPELPFNPSYPTFTVASDPCGTFPVPSFLPLSGQQYTPTPSPITFVRYSSLALFQLAIPCNLDRFDLAFNELLKIVSPGCSSHSLIALEYLITLRHSEEHISKFKRLYDKNMDDRLNPFYNRVIAAHIKASNNSDAVGRLIKDVFENCPSLESGMTLSQLDPSLLVVHKDKFFAIYKLYATYQGGQSNTVYHCKTIAINMFERAIDPCFGKIAVKLLQIEADYGEQTLSFLQTIEKLILTARKSVLEDDQALVTLLKLLYKCIFGGMAIKLQSEKILFALMNSKPLTYYLPNYNTNKHFAPIKDVISKLDNYIAHNCGLNKH, from the exons ATGAGTTCATCTATCATACCGCCTAGACTTATTAAACGTCTAGAGATCGGTACAATTACAAATGAAGATCTTTATGAGATATACAAACACATATCCTGTGAGAGGAAGATCTATATAGAGACCCATAATTCAGATTTAGCGCCTTTATTGTTACATTTAagtaaattaatcaaaGATTTgaagtatataaataaatggaGGAAGAGATTACGCCTAATTAAACggatatttaaatatttccacATCAATGACTGTGAAACTTTCCCATTTCCTCCCTGCAATGATGAGGATTTCTGTATTTCGATCCCTTTCAAATTTGGCCAGTCAGAAAGAGCCAAAGAAGAATTTTTTAAG taTATTTCCTTGAATAATCATGGTGGTGATTttatgtgttatttttCCCATacaatatcaaatttatccgAACATGATATTGAAAGGGCTTTTCTTATATtaactaaaaatataagaagaaattataaaaattcactctggaatttgtattattttataaaaaaaGCGGGCCGCAATTTATCAAA atattttaatgaattaatataccTATTAAGAGATATTTTAAGGCAAGACACCAATTATACTTGGGAag aATCCAAATCATATCCTAATTTTGAAAGCAAAAATGGATTATTATCTTTGACatgtatacaaaaattaatatctATTGTTGATGAAAGTAACTTTACTAAAATCGCAACTGACTTAATACTCAACCTATCAGGGACAATATGGGATAAATCGGCAGATCAGata ataattaatCTTTTGTCAAGACGTTTGGATAAATGTGATGCACTtgaaatatgtaatttcCACAAAAACGTCTATCTTGCCTTATCTACGTCTTCATTTCTTTCAACACATTCTGTTGATCTTATTG GCTCAATAATCAACAGCTGTCTTGTAAAGGGTAGGGATTGCTTAGGCTGTAAGCAATTAGTTGAACTTTTGTTAAACAATATGTTCAATAAGGCTGAAAGCGGAACAAAGAACGTGAAAGTTGTTAAAAAGTCTATGAACGCGGAACGGTTTGgaaatattaatatttcatcaatttttgcGATATCAACTATTCCAAAcgaatatataaaaaagGATGTCTATGAAAAGATCGAATCATATATCGAACATATATCATCTAAACCTGCACATTATACCAATGAAGTTTTATTAATGGGaaataatacaatattaagagatgattttttatttgatGTAACATTGTTGGAAAAGTTtaatccaataaaattattgtgttCGTCTATTTCAGAATTTCCATTTccatcaaatttatgtgaAAAAATTCTAGAGATGCGTTTGGctatgaatatattaaagTCGATTGATAAACCGGaatatttgccattttgtaaaaaatggAGAATTCCATATAGTCCATCACagatttttacaattatggACAATATTTTAGATGGAAATGATGATGCTGATACCAACAGTAATATAAGTATTCCAAATGGATCAAATgccaatattaatttttatgacacttttttatttaatggAGAATTAACGTCTAAGGGCCAAAGAGTTCTATTTGAGGCTGAAATAGCTTCGTTCATATCTTCAATTAGGGATCTATTACCCCAAATTGCAAGATCATTGACGTTAGAACTTCTATGGGAAAAgggtaaatatttgaattcGGCTAAGGTGAAATCATTATCTTCCATCCATtttatagataaaattataaataaggTTATGGAGCTTTTTCCAGatccaaattttgatactCTATGCAGcatattaacaatattcaGCAATCCTgtgatatcaaataataaaaataatctaCCAACATACAATATCAATGATTGCCAAAAAAATCTCTCATTATCATTAGATATTAATGAATCATCTGATCTTATTACTAAATATTGTGAATCTGAtcataaattgaataatatcCTTATAAGATTCATATTATCCGTAGTACCTATGATTCACGGAAATAACATTTTATCCTCTATCATTGGCCATTGCTTCACAATTATTTCTCATTTATCTACTCTTACTGATGACGATATCGCATTATTTTTGTCAGATCATACGgatatatttgttgcaaGTGGCATATATTTAGACAAATCTGTTATTGTTGGGGAGAAGAGGGAAATTATGCTAAGAGAACAGCAGAAAGTTAGAGAATCGattggaaatttattgcTGAAAGctgaaaaatattttttcgCATTGGAGAATGCCATCTCAACCAACATTACTGGAGACACAGTTGACGTTTTGCTCAAATTGCTAAGGGAATCACTAGTAATACCTTTGACAAGAAAATGCTCAACTTCTCTTTTGACAATACTTACCAAGACAGTTATATTAGTTGAGGATAAAGCTACTCCTCTACCCTCTACAGCATGGAATTGCATTGTGAACGCTTATTTGGAAATACATTCAACATCTGGAAATGGTGTTATACCCAAGAGCATTGATAAGTTACTAATCTCAATTTCGAATAAACGGATTTCACGCCCCTTAGCATCGTTGCTATTGCCAATTCCATTGGAGAGATTGAAGTTGATCAAATCTGATCCTACCCAACAGATTGAAAATAGTTCAAGTGAGATCACCTGCGCCTTGTCAGTACTATCATCGCAGTTAAGGCAACGTTTAGATTTACCTGTATCTAAGATATTAGGTACTTTATGTCAAATCATATCTGAAATGGGTGACTTACCACCCAATTCTACAATGATAGagtgtataattgaattaGCCTTTTACCCAATGGATCAGGAGtgtattgaaattttatctaattACATTTTGTCACCTTCATCTCAATTGAGGTATGCATTATCTCAAATGATTTCTAAAAGACGTGATTTTTTGCCACAACTGTATAAATATCTTAAAATCCTAGTACACGACACTGGCCCTGCATCAACACCCTCCAGAAACGTCACAATATTCTATCGTCAATCTAAAAAGGTATCCCCACTAGATCCATCAGATATATTGGATATAAACTACGATCACTCGCTGAAAGAAGTTATGCCTGGAATGATTGGAAAAACTTTAGCAATGACATATTTTGAAGGAGATTCCACGTTTTCAGAATTGGTATTGATAATAACggcaaaatatatttcttCACAGCCCATAAAACGTATAGCTATCCTGTATACTATTACATATCTGTTAGAAAATGGCAAGTATGGGTCACCGAATGAAAAGTATAACCCCCTAGATATTGAGATTATTTTAAAGTTTCTCGTAACAGTTGTATTACAGCAGGCTAAAAATACTGCAATAGATGAGTTAAATATGGCTTTAATTTCCAACTCTTGTATTACTAATAATGCCTTATGCGCATTGGAAACTTTGGTTATGTCTGAGAAGATTGACATACAATCCCTAAACGATATGATTGAAAGATTGTCAATAATAACTCGTGATTCCACTGGCATTGCACCCATGATAATTACAAGGTCATGCAACTTATTAAAGGCTATGGTTTTGGCCAGGACTAAGTCTACCAATAAGGCCACTTCACTAATACAGTTGGTTAACGCATTTTTGGATGAAAGACACGAAATAGAGGATGTTTGGACATTGTTTTTTAGTAAAACATTTGCCTGTATATCTAAATTCGAGAACAAACAAACATTAATGAGTCTTTTTAACCTTTGTTTTGAGAGGATGAATAAACTGGCTAGAGGAGAAAAGCTTGAAGCCATCATTCACAAAAGTACTATAATGGCCGCTTCTTTCAGTTTATCAATGGATCCCGAAGATCTGCCATTGTCTCAAATTATAGACTATATTTACACTAACAATAGGGAGGAGAGGTTGCGTTCACTGCtgtttattattaatttgtgcAAGGTTAATCATTTCATTGGAGGGGAAGATATTATGTTGACGTTGTTTGATTGTGACATGAGGAGTCGTATTGTGGAGGGATTGTTTCCATTGATGCCTGATTCATACATACCTGTTAAAAATTCGGCATTGGAGCTTAGTGGCATAATGGCAAATTATGACACGAAGCGCCTATTTGAAACAATATCTAGCGCCGTTTTCAACCCAGAATCTACAAGCAAAACACGCTTGGGCGCGATAAGATTTGCTGATATCTTTGGCAAGTCAATTAAAAATCTGAATGATCCCAACTTCAACATAGACTTCTTAGTGGAAGCGTGCCTCGATTCCAATTGCGAAGTTAGATCTGCAGCCATTACCTGCTTGAAAAATCTGGTCgacaatttggaattaCGCTCCTTTCCCATGGTTGAATTTAAGaatgcaataattttccCCACTGATAACAATTTGCAGAAATTTTTGGAGGAAATACAATTGATCCACAATGTGCAATTTTCACTAATTGAACCCATACTAAAAAGGTCGCTAAGGTCGCGCACCCGCAAGGTTAGGATTTTAACATTACATTATCTCAAGTCAAGTAAATTATCATCGATATATTCTCTTCCCTTTCACCCGCTTTTGGATTTAGATGAGGAGGAGGTTGATTTGATCTGCCAAGTTATGGGCCAAATAAGAGAGCAGATTAGATCATCAcattatgatataataaaattgtacatGGAATCTACTATAGCTAAGAGTTCTACTTTCGAGAGATTTTGCTACTCAAAAATACTATCTCACATTTCGGACTATAACGATCTTAGGGAGTGGTCtcacaatatattaacGACAAACTCACCATATTACAAAATTCACGGAATCCTAATGCTATTTACAAACTTAAATCCACGTGTATTCTCAAACGATCTGCACAATTTACTTGAAATAACAGCTGGACTGTTTAATCATGAAAATGATGCCGTTAGAGATGCGGCGTTTGGTCTGTTTGAGAAGTTAATATTTGCACTTCCAGACCTAACTAAGTTGTTTATCAACACTATAACTACTCTCTTTGACAGTTTAACCCTAAAAACGGCGTCATCACGGGACCTAGCCCTGATGTTAATACCAATCATATTAAAGATAGATAATGAAAATCCAGCCAATAGGACGGAAGACTACAGCAACGATAAGGATATACTCTATGTAAATGCTTACCTAATGAAATTTGATGTCTCTCCGACTGTGAGGGAAACCGCTGAACATATTTGGCGCCGTATTGCCCCTAACACTAAACGTGTACTTAAGAATATTTTACCCAGGCTCTTGAATACTCTAGCTCGATTGAACTCTTGTAATGTGGTGAATTTGTGCATCGAATCTATTGTCGCGATGGATGGAGATGTGAACTTTGGAGGTGATACTCTAATTGGTAAAATGCTTGACCATTTACTTGAAAATAAGTACATATACCTGCTAAAGACCACCATTAGCATGTCAAACAAGAGTTCACTTGAGGGACATATGAACCAGATTTGCCAAGTTCTAAAGGATAGCTGTTCCAGCAAGGATTCTGCTGTGTCAATGGAGGCACTGGGATTGCTATCCAAATGGGTACAAACCGTTATGGACGATTCcttaattgatttatttgatgCGGCATTGCAGGATTCAAGTTCTCCCAGTTTTAAAACgatcaaaaatttgtcattaGATCACATGAAACTTTTAAATGCATGGAAGCTCGTAAAAACCAAAGCTATTGCATCACATGGTGGATTTTGGGAAGTTGCGGATTTAGTGTTGTCTAAATGCCCACAAAACCTACCAGAATTGTATAATACTTTCTTTGAGATTATTGGTTTGTATAATACTAACACCAGCGGTTTGATCCATATCCCGATTGCTAGGatattttggaattttgGTATTAGGGGACCcgaatttatatttgagAAGCACAATGAATTACCCCCTATCATATACAAATCACTGGTTAATTCACTGATTGAAAGTGCACCATCTAAGACGCTTGTTATTGAACTGGCCCCGGCAATCATTTCAACTGCAATTTCCGATACCAACATCATGCAGTCATTGTTCAAATCAACCGATTTACCGCAGCATCAAGGGATCTTGATCATCTTGATCGCACAATCACTAGTACAGGAAATAGCTGAAAATAACAGCTTAACTAGTACATCGCAATTTCTGGTACCGACGATCATATCATATCTCACGCACTTAACAACGTCAAATCCCACGTCTCTTGGATTGGCCTTCAATTCACAAGTAGCATACAGCATCTCATCTATATTTAAGAATATGGAGtgcaaatatatacaacCCTCAGCCCTCAGGTTGTGTGGATTGATCATTCGTGCTGCTGGTGATTGGTCCCACTTGTTGTATAAGGCATCTCTATTATCTTCACTATACCATCTAATAAATCTGATTAAAAATGAGCCTAATGTTTCCATGACATTGAGACCAATAATACCGCAACTTCTAGGTCTATCGATCAAGTCTTTGGGCTCTTACACGTGCAATGAGAGGCCAGAGTTACCGTTCAACCCATCCTATCCCACCTTTACCGTGGCTAGCGATCCTTGCGGCACATTTCCAGTTCCTTCATTTTTACCCCTCTCTGGTCAACAATATACTCCAACTCCCTCACCCATTACATTTGTTAGATATTCTTCATTGGCCCTATTTCAGTTAGCAATCCCTTGTAACTTGGACAGATTTGATTTGGCGTTCAACGAGCTACTCAAGATAGTATCACCAGGTTGCTCATCTCATTCACTCATAGCCTTGGAGTACTTGATAACACTAAGGCATTCTGAAGAGCATATTTCCAAGTTTAAGCGCCTCTACGACAAAAACATGGATGATAGGTTAAATCCTTTTTACAATCGGGTTATCGCAGCGCACATAAAAGCATCAAATAACTCAGATGCAGTGGGAAGGTTGATTAAGGATGTCTTCGAAAATTGTCCATCCTTAGAATCGGGGATGACCCTTTCTCAATTAGATCCATCGCTGCTAGTGGTACATAAGGATAAATTCTTCGctatttataaattgtatgcCACGTATCAAGGTGGACAGTCAAATACAGTTTATCATTGCAAAACAATCGCAATTAATATGTTTGAGCGGGCCATTGATCCTTGTTTTGGGAAAATTGCGGTAAAATTGCTACAAATTGAGGCTGATTATGGAGAACAAACACTGTCATTCCTACAG acaattgaaaaattgatattaacTGCAAGGAAATCGGTTCTGGAAGACGATCAGGCGCTTGTAACTTTGttgaaattattgtacaagTGTATTTTTGGGGGTATGGCGATAAAGCTGCAATCTGAGAAGATTCTGTTCGCATTGATGAATTCTAAACCCTTAACTTATTACTTGCCAAATTACAATACTAACAAGCATTTTGCCCCAATAAAAGACGTTATTTCCAAACTGGACAACTATATAGCCCACA ATTGCGGCCTTAACAAGCACTAA
- a CDS encoding hypothetical protein (overlaps_old_locusTagID:BBM_I00505) has product MEKNFIDWMNSTLNITENVGFSRTTSNFDSMDEIEKIESDASDSTTLKATIVKWINLFYADEDENHSKRPFSYFLLKSEGIEIAIDTISHCHRLQIELQQDNLLCSLFEKYLHGTTLIHQKIADIILDNSLSENTDEFERYLGAVRRLINCLKLDYHEMELMKEREIIADEIAYLNGNLNDTHVVQLHTRLKDNFESTFKISQENHEIAISKLDELDTILKELTEQAKTSMMGVEAKKKALNEYYKNKCQIEIEENNTYNDTVKSMLTQLNAMADAREKHQARLETLLVEVRELEKKIFELDELKTQIKKFISETDELMLNKNEAIIKLEEELQEELAGESIQYVINQTLEENAYSLTQILLDAKSYFDTQQAPTRNESSKTPCLAEKVLGDIMNCKFENSNTIILMEDKDEFKQALLIEMKQYKKYLRQCS; this is encoded by the exons atggAAAAGAACTTTATCGATTGGATGAACAGCACTCTCAATATCACTGAGAATGTTGGATTCAGCAGAACAACTTCCAATTTTGATAGCatggatgaaattgaaaagaTAGAATCTGATGCATCCGATTCTACAACATTGAAAGCAACTATAGTGAAATGGATAAACCTTTTCTACGCCGATGAAGATGAAAATCACAGCAAAAGACCCTTCAGCTACTTTTTACTAAAATCCGAAGGAATCGAAATCGcaattgatacaattaGCCACTGCCACAGATTGCAAATTGAATTACAACAGGATAATTTGCTGTGTAGCCTGTTCGAAAAGTACCTACATGGCACGACGCTCATACACCAAAAGATAGCTGATATAATACTTGACAATTCACTCAGTGAAAACACGGATGAGTTTGAAAGGTATTTGGGGGCCGTTAGAAGACTGATAAACTGTCTAAAGCTGGACTACCATGAGATGGAATTGATGAAGGAAAGAGAAATTATAGCTGATGAGATAGCATATTTAAACGGCAATTTAAACGATACACATGTCGTGCAATTGCACACTAGG TTGAAAGATAATTTCGAAAGtacatttaaaatatcgcaGGAAAACCACGAAATAGCCATATCAAAATTGGACGAGTTGGATACGATTCTAAAAGAATTAACCGAACAGGCCAAGACTTCTATGATGGGAGTTGAGGCTAAGAAAAAGGCACTGAATGAATACTATAAGAATAAGTGTCAGATAGAAATTGAAGAAAACAATACTTACAATGATACTGTGAAAAGCATGTTAACTCAACTGAATGCCATGGCAGATGCACGGGAGAAACATCAAGCTAGATTGGAAACCTTACTAGTTGAAGTTAGGGAGTTGGAGAAGAAGATATTCGAGTTAGATGAGCTCAAGACTCagataaaaaaattcatttcaGAGACCGATGAATTGATGCTGAATAAGAATGAGGCGATAATTAAGTTGGAAGAGGAATTACAGGAGGAGTTGGCTGGCGAGTCTATCCAATACGTTATAAACCAGACGTTGGAAGAGAACGCATATTCACTAACCCAAATACTTTTGGACGCAAAGAGTTATTTTGACACACAACAAGCGCCTACCAGAAATGAGTCATCAAAAACGCCTTGCCTGGCTGAAAAAGTCCTGGGTGACATCAtgaattgcaaatttgagAATTCCAACACGATTATCTTGATGGAGGACAAGGACGAGTTTAAGCAGGCATTGCTTATAGAAATGAAACAGTACAAAAAGTACCTAAGGCAGTGctcataa
- a CDS encoding CGI-141 protein homolog, putative (overlaps_old_locusTagID:BBM_I00495), whose translation MLLVGLAILFNCVGLLLLFDRFFLCLSSFLMIVGLYTLLGWRKFIKFFWARHKRVGTIAFYGGFFVILIGFSFVGYFIQIFGLYKLFVTFIPNLITYLDVTPASGLLKLPLLNYIANYFKHSPSNSQNLPL comes from the coding sequence ATGCTACTGGTGGGTTTGGCCATTCTGTTCAATTGTGTGGGCCTGCTGTTGCTGTTCGACCGCTTTTTTCTATGTCTTTCAAGCTTCCTGATGATAGTGGGTCTTTATACGTTATTGGGATGGCGCAAGTTCATCAAGTTTTTCTGGGCCCGCCATAAGCGTGTGGGAACGATCGCCTTTTACGGGGGATTTTTTGTCATTCTAATAGGATTTTCATTCGTTGGCTACTTCATCCAAATTTTCGGCCTctacaaattatttgtgacGTTCATCCCGAATTTAATAACTTACTTGGACGTCACCCCAGCTTCGGGACTGCTAAAGCTCCCCCTCCTTAACTATATCGCCAATTACTTTAAACACTCGCCATCCAACTCTCAAAATTTGCCACTTTGA